Below is a window of Herminiimonas arsenicoxydans DNA.
ACTGACGCCCATGGCACCGCCCAGCTGCCGCGCAAAATTGAGCGCGCTTACTCCCTGTGCGATCAGCTTGATGTCCAGCCCCCGCATGGCGCCCAGGCTGAGCGCCGGTAACACAAAACCCAGACCGATACGCCCGATGACGGCCCATGCCATCAACAGCAGATAACTGGTCGCAGATGAACCATTGGCCATCAGGACAAAGGACGCCGTGAGCAAACCCAGCCCGATCACAACCAGCACATTTGGTGGATAACGGTCTGCCAGCCGCCCGGCCAGCGGGATCGTCAGCGCCAGCACGATCCCTGCGGGCAACAGCACCAGGCCAGCTTGCGATGGCGCGTAATGCAGCGCTACTTGCAGATAGACGGGCAGCAGATAGGTAGAGCCGAACAGGCCCATGCCGTAAATGAAAGCCACCAGTGCACCCATCGCAAATTGCCGATAGCCGAACAACGCCATGTTCACCAGCGGCTCGTGTCGGGTGCGCAACTGATAGACAATAAAAGCAGTGAAACTGCCCACTCCCAGCAGCAGAAGCAGCAAGGCCTGCTGCAGGTCTGCACGCAATTCCACCAGACCGTTCAGCAGGCTGATGATACTGATGCCGATTAGCAGCAAGCCTTTCCAGTCCAGCGGTTTGGCATGTTCCAGAATCTGGCTGTACAGCGGCAGAAAGCGCCGGATCATGTAAAACACCAGCAGGCAGGGCGGCACCACCACGAAGAAAATCGAACGCCAGCCAAACAATTCCACCAGAAAACCGCCGACACTCGGTCCTATTGCCGGTGTCAGCACCACACCGAAACCGAAAATTCCCATCGCCTTGCCCTGCTCTTCGGCAGCAAACGCGCGCAAGATCACGATCGCCGGTATCGGCTGCATCACGCCAGCCGCCAGGCCTTCTAGCACGCGCATCGATAAAAGCATAGGGTAATTCACACTGAAGCCGCCGACCACGCCGCCCAGCAACAACAGGCTGACGGCGCCGGTATAAGTGCGGCGCAGACCGAAGCGCTGCAATAGCCATGGCGTGGTCAGCATGGACAGCGTCATCGCCAGCATGAAACTGGTGGAAACCCATTGCGCCCGCTCCTGCCCCAGCGTGAAGTAGTGACTTAAATCGGGAATCGCGACGTTGACGATGGTCGCGGACAGAGTCGCGGCAATATTGCCTATCATGCAGGTCAGCAGGACCAGCCATTTGTAGCGCTCGCCGTAGCGCGTGCGCAGAACTTCCAGGGTCATTGTTGACATGGCGAATGAATCCAGACTGGTAGGGATTCAGTATAAGTGCATCCGCCTGTCATTTATTGGAAGAAACCCATTCCCGGGATGGATTGCTGCCTGCAGCTTCTTCGGCACTGCGGCCAGGACTCCAAAGTCAATAAAAAAAAGCCGGAGTATCTCCGGCTTTTTTACATCTGACGTGCTGTAGAACAAGGATGCGAAATCAGCTTTCCTCGCCCGAAGCATTTTCTTCCGGCGGAGGATCAATTTTGGTAATCAACAAGCGATCAATGCGATTGCGATCCATGTCGACCACCTCGATCCGGTAACCTTCCCATTCAAAAGAATCCGACATTTGCGGGATATGGCCAAGGAAGGTCATCACGAAACCTGCCAGCGTGTGGTACGTGCCGGACGCTTCTTCCGGGAAGCGCACATCGGTTTCCAGCAATTCGCGGAAACGGTCGAACGATACGCCGCCATCGATCAGCCATGAACCGTCGTCGCGGCGCACGCCATCGACTTCATGATGTTCATCGATCACCGAGACGTCGCCGACCAGCGCGCCCAGCACGTCGCTGAGCGTCACTATGCCTTCGATTTCACCGTACTCATCGATCACCAGCGCCAGTTCAGCCCGGTTTTTCTTCAGTGTTTCCAGCAGTTGCATCGCACTGATGGTTTCCGGCACAAACAGCGGCGGCCTGGTTGCCCCTTCGATATCCAGCGAGGTGATGGTCTTGCCGCGTATCATCTGTTCAAACAGGCTGCCCGCATGGACGATCCCGATGATGTGCGAAATATTGCCGCGACAGACAGGGAAACGGTTGTACGAGCTATCGGCAATCTTGGCCAGATTGGTTTCTATCGTATCTTCCAGATCGATGAAATGCACATCCAGTCGCGGCGTCATCAAGGCAGCCACGCGCTGATCATCCAGACGCAGGGCGCGTGACACGATATCGTGCTCGGTTTTTTCAAACAGGCCGGCATCGGTGCCTTCGCGGATCAGGCCGGCGATTTCTTCCTCAGTCACCGCATCGTCTTTCTTGTGATGCATGCCGAGTATGCGCAGGATGAATTCCGTGGTGCCGGTCAGGATCTTGACGAAAGGCCCCATCAGGCGCGACAGCCACAACATCGGCGCAGCCACCACAGAGGCCACCACTTCCGGATATTGCATCGCGATGCGTTTAGGCACCAGTTCACCCAGAATCAGCGAGCCGAAGGTAATGCCGACCACGACGATGCCGAGCGCGATTTCGCGCGCATACATGGACAAGACTGGGATCAGGGCGATTTCCGGCGTCAGGCGTTCGACCAGCGATGCTTCACCGAATGCACCGTTGAAAATGCCTATCAGTGTGATGCCGACCTGGATGGTAGAGAGAAAACGGCTGGGGCTTTCAGATAGATCGAGTGCGGCCTTGGCGCCGCGGCTGCCGTTTTCTGCTAATTTTTGGAGACGAATGCGTTTGGAGGTTACGATCGCAATTTCGGACATGGCAAAAACGCCATTGACCAGGATCAAACCCAGGATAATTAATATGTCCACTACTAAGGGAACCCGCGGTTACACCCGCCAGCCCTACTGTTAATAAGTCGTGAATCATAACATTAGCACGGGTCGCCACGCGAAAATGGCGGAATTTTTAGCTAACGGCAGGGATTTTCGGCCAAATCAGCAAAACGCACAGGTGCGCTTGACCACTTCGGCAATCAGGAAGGCGAGCGCCGACCACAGCACGGTCGAGCCGAAGGGCAGAACGAAAATACGGTCGAGAAGTTTGAACTGGACGTCGCCTATGATGCGGCCCACGCCCACTTTTACGAGTATCCACGGCAGCAGCGCGTAAAAAACGGTCAGCCCGAGGAAAATTACTGCGACCCAGCGAATCATTACGACTCCTCCGCAGAGTGAAAAAAATTGTTTCCCGCTATGTTCACAGCAGGTGCGCCAGCAAAAAAACCAGCATCGACAACAGCACCGTCGAAGCAAACGGCAGAAAGATCTTCCTGCCGAACAGGGTAAAACGTATATCGCCCGGCAATTTGCCGACACCGAATTTTTCCAGCCATGGCAGGGCGGCGGAAAACACGATCACGGCAAGAAAGATAACAAGAAACCAGCGCAACATGGGCAGCTTTCAAGATGCTGTTACAGCCGCAACACGTGCCGGCACCTTACATTTTAAAGTCGGTGACTTTGATCCATGCGATCGAACTGATCCGGCAATTGCACGCCCAGGCCGACCACCAGCACTTTGAACAACTCGCCCATTTCTGCCGGCGAGGTCAGTTTTTGCACCGCATTGGCCTTCGGCAGATAGACTCGCGCATCCGCAGGCGAAGTCTGTAGCAAGCGATCGCCCAGCCCTGCTGCCAGCAAAAATGCCGCCTGACTCATGTAGCCAACCATTTCCAGTCCGCTGCGCACCGCTGCGTAAGCCATGGCGGTGAAATCGACGTGCGCGGTAATGTCCTGCAAACCGGGGAGGTAAAACGGATCGGGGTGGGCATGATGACGATAGTGGCACATCAGCGTGCCTTCGCTGCGCTGATCCAGATAGTATTCGCCGGCCGGGAAACCATAGTCGAACAATATTGCCGCCCCGCCCTTGCCCGACTGCTCCAATCCGGCCGCGAACATCTCCGCCAGCGTACCCATGAAGCCGGCGGCCACAGGATGCACTTCCGTCAGATAGCCGACCGGCAAATTTTCCTCGTCCGGAATTTGCGCCACCAGCGCGGCATCGCATGGCCGATCTGCGTAGACGAATTTGCCATCCGTGTAAGCGACGCCGCGCTCCAGCCATGCATGCTCGCCTTTCACTACCAGCGAAACCGGCATCGCATCCAGTACTTCATTGCCCAGCACCACGCCGGAAAATGCCGGCGGAAAATCGTCCAGCCAGCTTACCTGCGGGAATCCGGCCAGCAACTGCTGCTGGCGCGCGCGTAATTCACCGGACAACTCGACAATTGCATAATGCTCCAGATGAATGCCGGCCGCTGCGCACTCGGTCAGAATATCCAGTGCCAGCTTGCCGGTGCCGGCGCCGAATTCCAGAATCTCCGGCGCGCTCTGCGCCATCAGATCGCCAGCCGCGTGGGCCAGCGTTTCACCAAAAAGCGACGTGATTTCCGGTGCGGTTGTAAAATCACCGTCTTTGCCAAGTTTTGCCGCACCGCCACTGTAATAACCGAGATCGGGCGCATACAGCGCCAGCTCCATGTAACGGGCGAAAGAAATCCAGCCGTCATGCCGGCGAATTTCTTCAGCGATCAGGTTCTGGAGCTTATGTGACGCGGCCAGCGCGTCCGGGATAGGTTGAGGCAGTTGCAGTTGCATGGCGTTATTGTAGAGAAATCAGCGGAACACACAAGCACCCATGTCCATAGACAAACAGACAGCGTCGAAAAAAACAGCCCTCGTTACCGGCGGCGCCCGCCGTATCGGACGCACCATCGCGCTCGCGCTGGCGCAACGCGGCTGGGATGTGGTCGTGCATTACGCCCGTTCGGCCGATGACGCACGCGCCACCGTTGCCGACATACAGACACTCGGGCAACGTGCGATTGCGCTGTCTTGCGACTTGAACGATGAAACTGCAGTCAAGTCGCTGCTGCGCCGCGCTTCGGCGCAATTGGGGCCGATTTCCTGCGTGGTCAACAACGCTTCGCTGTTCGATTACGACAGCGCTGCCGATTTTTCCACCGCCTCGCTGGATGCACACATGCATGTGAATCTGGTAGCGCCAGTATTGCTGGCGCAAGCTCTTTACGAAGCCACGCCCGCGCACGGACAAGCGGTCGTCGTTAATCTGCTCGACCAGAAACTGTTCAATCTGAATCCGGATTTTTTGTCCTACACGCTGTCGAAAGCAGCACTGCACAGCGCCACCACCATGCTGGCGCAGGCGCTGGCGCCGAAGGTGCGCGTGGTTGGCGTGGCGCCGGGGATTACGCTGGTTTCCGGCGACCAGAGTGAAGCAGAATTCGCGCGCGCCCACAAAGTGACACCACTGGGCCGCTCCAGCACGCCGGACGACATCGCCGCCGCCGTGTGTTTTGTTGCCGAGGCGCCAGCCATCACCGGCACCACACTGGTGGTAGATGGCGGTCAGCACCTGGTTCCCTTGCAGCGCGATGTCATGTTTGTCGCATCCTGATTTCGCCTTTTTTTCGCAGTACAACCGGTTTATTTACCTTCCAAAATTATGAATTCCTTTCTTTTCCATCCACAGCTCGCCGATTGTCGCCGTCTGTTCCTGAGCAATTACGAAGTACAGATCAATATCGGCGTGCACGAGTTTGAAAAGAAAGGCGAACAGCGCGTGCTGATCAACGTCGATCTGTTCATCCCGCTGACCGAATCGACGCCGACCGCCGATACGCTGGACGAAGTCGTCGATTACGATTTCATGCGCAGCACGATAGCCAAACGCATGGAACAGGGACATATCCATTTGCAGGAAACCTTGTGCGACGACGTGGTCAAAGCCATGCTGGCGCACCCAAAGGTACGCGCCGTACGCGTTTCAACTGAAAAGCCCGACGTCTATCCCGATTGCGAATCGGTAGGCGTCGAAGTATTCCGTATCAAGGGGAATTAAGGTGTCGCAATCCGTCATCAATGAAGCGGCCATTTCTGCACCGGCAGAAACCGCTGCCGCGCTGAGCTTCAAGCAGGGCGAAAAAATCGTCTACGAAAACAACAAGCTGCACAAACGCCTGTGCCGCCAGGTCGGCCAGGCCATCGGCGACTTCAACATGATAGAAGACGGCGACAAGATCATGGTCTGCCTGTCGGGCGGCAAGGATAGTTACGCCTTGCTGGACATTCTGATGACGCTGCGCGAACGCGCACCGATCAAGTTCGATATTGTGGCCGTCAACCTGGATCAGAAACAGCCGAACTTTCCCGAGCACATTCTGCCGGCCTATCTGAAACAGCTGGATATTCCTTTCCACATCGAGAATCAGGATACCTACAGCATCGTCAAGCGACTGATCCCGGAAGGCAAGACAACTTGCTCGCTGTGTTCGCGCCTGCGACGCGGCATTCTGTATCGGGTGGCAGATGAATTGGGCGCAACCAAGATCGCGCTCGGCCACCATCGCGACGACATCATGGAAACCTTTTTCCTGAATATGTTCTTCGGTGCGAAGATCAAAGGCATGCCGCCAAAACTGCAATCGGACGATGGCAAGCACATCGTGATCCGCCCGCTGGCGTATGTGAAGGAAGCGGATACCGAACGTTATGCGCAGATCAAGAATTTCCCCATCATTCCATGCGATCTGTGCGGCAGCCAGGAAAACCTGCAGCGCAAACAGATCAAGAACATGCTGCGCGAATGGGAGAAAAAACATCCCGGTCGCGTCGACAATATTTTCTCGTCGCTGTCGACCGTGGTGCCTTCGCATTTAATGGATAGCAATTTGTTCGGCTTTGCAGATTTGCAGGCTACCGGCGTCGCGATGCCGAATGGCGATATCGCCTTCGATGAGGAACCATGTTCGACCGGCAGCACGATTTCGAGTGTGATCCCGCTACGAACGGAAGACTGATACAAAAAACATCCCTGCAATACGTGATGCGCCTGCATGACGCAAAAAAGCCGGTGACTTCAGCCCGGGCCATTTCGGCAAAAAAAATGGCCCGCCGCTTACATTTGTTTACATGAAAATAATTTCCATCAAGAAATAAAATGATATCCTTCACATAGTTTTAACATCTAGCGTTTCGTCCTCATGGCGGTTTCGGCGCCACTTGTTCAGTCTTTTTTGTCAAAGAATACTCCTACGCGAACGCGATGAAGCTTGGCTTGGGGTATCAAAATTCGGTTTCCATTAAAAACTCTGACCGCCGCTTTATCCGGCTACTGCATACCTGTCTTTTCGACTGCTGTCGAAAAAAATCGACAGTCGCGGATTGCGCGTATCACCTTTCAGGCGAATGAGCGACGACACCGCTTTTCCTAGAATTGCCGGTGCAGCGTCATAGCATAGTCCATGAAACCAGATGCAACAGGCGTAAGCCGCTGATAACTCTGATGTCAAAACGCCCTTTCTTTTAATCCATCCTTTAATGCAGTTGCAGGAGCGGTCCGCGTGACCGACCTCACACAAACCGAAAAATGAATGACATAAAGAGTTACCTCAATAAACACTACCAATCAGGGGACAGGATCATGCTGCCTGTTCTCTGGTTACCGTTCCTCATGGCATTGGTACTGGCAGGCTGGCACGACACGCTGCACTGGGCTTTGTTTATCGGTTTGCCTGCGGCTGCGATCCCAACCGCTTTTATTTTTCTCTTCCCCGGCATGCTGCTGACGCGCTGCTCGGTCGCTGCCGCATTCATGATTTTCTGCGGCCTGCATATTCATCAGGCTGCCGGCGCATCCGAGCTGCATTTCGGGATTTTTGTCTTGCTCGCATTCCTGCTGGTCTATCGCGACTGGATCGTGATCGTCGTGGCCGCAGCCGTCATTGCAGTCCACCATCTGAGTTTTAACTATCTGCAGCAATGGGGATTCGGCCCGATCTGCTTTACCGAACCGGGGCTGGGCATCGTCATTGCGCACGCCTCCTACGTAGTGGTCGAAGCATCCGTGCTGTCCTATCTTGCCATTCTGCTGCACCGCGATGCCGTACAGTCGGCAGAACTCGATATGCGTGTCATTGCCATGACGGCGGATGGTAGTAGTCACATTGACTTGTCCGCTATCGATATGGATGCCCGCAGCAAAAGCGGCAAGGATTTGCAGGCCATACTGGTCACGTTGCACGGCGCAATCAGTTCCGTACAGAATGGCGCAGACGCAATGGGTTCCGGCGTGGCACATATTGCGAACGCCAACGTGGATCTTTCCGCGCGCATAGAAGAACTCTCCAGAACACTGGAGGAGACCTCCTCCTCGATGGAAAAGCTCACGACCAGCGTCGCGAAAAACGCAAGCAACGCGCACACCGCACAAGATCTGACGGCAACCGCTACCGCGCTCTCGAAAGATGGAAGCAATGTGGTCAACAAGCTGATCGACACGATGGGCGCGATCAATGCATCATCGTCGCGCATGTCCGACATCATTGGCGTCATCGACGGTATCGCATTCCAGACCAACATCCTTGCGCTTAACGCGGCAGTAGAAGCGGCACGCGCAGGCGAGCAGGGTCGGGGCTTTGCGGTGGTGGCAGCCGAAGTGCGCACGCTGGCGCAGCGTAGCGCAACGGCAGCCAGGGAGATCAAGCAGCTCATCGACAATTCGGTCAGCAGTGTCGCACTCGGCACGGAACTGGTCGATCAGACCGGCGCGACCATGAGCAAGGTCGCATCCAGCATCCAGCGCGTCGGCACGATTATTGTCGATATCAGCAATGCCAGCCACGAACAGAGCCTGGGTATTACGGAAATCCATCATGCCGTCGCAGACATGAAAACCGTCATGCAGCAGAATGCCGTGTTCGTAAACGATGTTGCGACATCGTCGCTGGAACTGAAACAGCAATCGGAAAAAATGCTGCAGGCGGTGAGTGTGATCAAACTACAGAACGAGGCGCAAAACCATGTGCTTGCTCTGCCGAGCAATCGGATGGAAACCCTGCGACTCAGGTAATGCGCAAGCAGCGAAACCGGATACATTCAAGCACACACGACTTCAACAACAGCGGGCAGTCTGTCATCAGGCCGCAACCGCCAGCTTGTTGAAGTCATTCATCCAATCCTGCAAGGTCTGCACAAAATAGCTCTTTTGCCTGGGCGTCGCCATGTGCATGATGCTTGCCACCATCGCGGTCGTGGCGGCAGTCGACTCATCAAAAAAAACCTGATGCTGTTTGTTACCGAAGCGATCCACGGTTTCCGCAGTAAATTTCTTCAGCATGGCAATCGTGGCTTCCCTGCCCGGCTTTTCAGTCTGGATTTTCTTCAATAGCGCGATCAGTTCCTGCTGCCTGTGTACGCGATCCTGCATCAGCAAATCATTGTTGAGAGGCCGTGCATTCGATGCCATACGGATTTTCGCTTCCTGTTCCCTGCTGAAATTGCCAAACCAGTATTCCGCCTGCTTGAGCGCCTTCTTGTAACGGAATTCCTGACGCGATGCGATATCGCCACGCAGATATTCACTGCGGAACTTGTCGTTGGATTTGGAAAATTTCTTTTCGATGTTGGCGATCTGCTCCGCGTTGAGCGAAAGCGCAAGATCTGCCAGCTCGGGCGCAGCCCGGTCGGCAATCATCAGTACGCGCGCTTTTGCATCGTTATAGTCGCCCATCAAATCGGCCGGCGTCACAGTACCCAGGTCGCGATGCTGCATGCGGCTGATCAGACGCACATATTCTTTCAACTGCGTCTTGCGATGCCAGGCAAACACCTGGTCGATGTGGTTTTTGGCCCACGGCTTTTGCTCGCTGTCGAAATCGACATAGCTATTGAGCCACCAGTAGGAAATGGTTTCACCATTGCTGTAGCCCAGCCGCGCTGCACTGCAGGCAAGGAGAGTGACGGTCAGGCAAAGAATTGCTGCTTTTTTTGCAAGAGGGCCGAAGGGACGCATGATAAAATTTTGCATTCTTTTCACTGGTTTCCTATGAATATAGTCATTCTTGCTGCAGGTATGGGAAAGCGCATGCAATCCGCGCTACCGAAAGTCTTGCATCCACTGGCGGGCAAGCCGCTGCTATCCCACGTCATCGATACGGCGCGGCAACTTTCGCCATCCACGCTGTGCATAATCTATGGCCACGGCGGCGAACAGGTGCCGCAACTGCTGCAAAGCAAGGATTTATCATTTGCCAAACAGGAACCGCAACTCGGCACCGGCCACGCTGTCATGCAGGCCGTACCGCAACTGAACGACGATAGCCCTACGCTGATTCTGTACGGTGACGTCCCATTGACCACAGCTGCTTCACTGCAACGTTTATTGGACATCGCCGGCGCCGATAAGTTGGGTATCTTGACGGTTGATCTGGACAACCCGACCGGCTACGGTCGCATCGTCCGCGAAAACGGCGCCATCACGCGCATCGTCGAACAGAAAGATGCCAATGAGCAGGAGCGCAGCATCCGCGAAGTCAACACCGGCATCATCGTTGCGCCTACCAAACAACTGAAAACCTGGCTCGCCAATCTTTCCAACAAGAATGCCCAAGGCGAGTATTACCTGACCGATATTGTGGCCAGTGCAGTAGCCGATGGCGTGCAAGTCGTTTCCGCCCAACCCGACCACGTATGGGAAACCCACGGCGTCAACAGCAAAGTCCAATTGGCCGAACTGGAACGCGTGCATCAGAACAACATTGCCCGCGCATTGCTTGAACATGGTGTGACACTGGCCGATCCGGCGCGCATCGATGTACGCGGTACGCTGACTTGCGGACGCGATGTGAGTATTGATGTCGGCTGCATATTTGAAGGCGACGTTACCCTGGCAGACGGCGTACGTATCGATGCATATTGCGTGCTGCACAATACGACTGTCGGTGCGCAAACCCACATTCGTCCCTACAGCCATTTTGAAGGTGCGACCGTCGGCACGGCCTGCATCATCGGCCCTTACGCACGCCTGCGTCCCGGCGCCGTGCTTGGGGAAGATGTGCATATCGGCAATTTCGTCGAAGTCAAAAACAGCGACATCGCCGCGCACAGCAAAGCCAACCATCTGACCTACATTGGCGACTCCACCATAGGTTCGCGCGTCAACATCGGAGCCGGCACCATTACCTGCAATTACGACGGCGTAAACAAATCGCGCACTATCATCGAGGACGATGTGTTCGTCGGCAGCGCGACGCAATTGATCGCGCCGATACGCGTCGGCAAAGGTTCGACCATAGGCGCCGGCACGACACTGACCAAAGATGCACCGGCCGACAAGCTGACCGTATCGCGTTCCAGGCAAATCACTGTCGATGGCTGGCAGCGACCGGTCAAGATCAAAAAATAAAGTCGATGAAGAAGGCCGCCATCGCCGCGCAGGCATTACACCTGCAGCAGATACCGAATATCGGTCCGGCGATGGTCAAGGATTTTCATTTGCTGGGCATCCGGCAATGCACCGATCTGATCGGAGAAAATCCTTACGCTTTGTATGAGCGCCTATGCGAGCTGACCGCGACGCGTCACGATCCCTGCGTGATCGACACCTTTATTTCTGCCGTCCGCTTCATGGAGGGCGCACCGGCCCGGCCATGGTGGCACTACACGGAAGAGCGCAAGAAAACACTCAGCCTGCGCGGCAAGTAGCCGCTTGCCTTGCTCACACCGCGATCCGCGTCTCAAACTTGCTGCGATGGATGGAGAAAAAGCTCTTCACGTTGCGCACATTCGCGTGCGAAGCAAACAGGCGGTGTACGAGCGCGTTATAGGCCGGCATATCCGCCACCTGTATCACCAGCACGAAGTCCGGCCCCGGCGACACGCGGTAGCATTGCAGGACCGCACTTTCTCCGGCGACCACAGTTTCAAACTCCACCTGCCGTTCGGCGGCCTGATTGTCCAATGTAATTTCGACGATCGCCGTCAGTCCCGCCCCTATCTTTTGCGGCGACACGATCGCGACCTGACGCTCGATCACGCCGGCATCGACCAGACGCTTGACGCGACGCAGGCAGGTAGGCGGTGAAGCATGCACGGCCAGCGCCAGATCGTTGTTGGTTTGCGATGAATCGCCCTGTAGCGCATTCAAAATGCGTCTATCCAGCTCGTCCAGCAGTATGGTGTCGTCACTCATATGAAAAATAATCGCTTATATTTGAAATTTAATTTCACTTAATCAATCAAGAGAAATAATAAGCCATTTATTTAAGTATTTAGAAAACTTATTTCACAAACCCTCATCTAGACTCTCTCACTTATACACATCATCACGAGGTAAGCCATGTGCGGTATCGTCGGCGCAGTAGCGCAACGCAACATTACTCCCATCCTGCTGGAAGGTCTGAAGCGCCTGGAATATCGCGGCTACGATTCCTGCGGTATCGCGCTGCATGTCGATGGCGAGTTGAAACGGGCGCGCAGCACCGAGCGCGTGACGGAACTCGAGCGGCAGATCGCAAGCACACAGCTGTCCGGCTTCACCGGCATCGCCCACACGCGCTGGGCCACCCATGGCGCGCCCGCATCGCACAACGCGCATCCGCATTTTTCGCGCGACCGCATCGCCCTCGTGCATAACGGCATTATCGAAAACCACGACGAGCTGCGGGATGAGCTGAAAGCACTGGGTTACGTGTTTGAGAGCCAGACCGATACCGAAGTCATCGCGCATCTGGTCGATCATTTATATACCGGCGATTTGTTTGAAACCGTGCAACTCGCCGCCAAACGCCTGACGGGCGCCTTTGCGATTGCCGTCTTCAGCCGCGATGAACCGCATCGCGTGGTCGGCGCTCGTCGCGGCTCGCCGCTGATCGTGGGCATCGGCAATGGTGAAAACTTCGTCGCCTCCGATGCGCTGGCACTGGCCGGCACCACCGATCAAATCATTTACCTGGAAGAAGGCGACGTCGTCGACCTGCAATTGCAACGCGTATGGATCGTCGATGCCGACGGCAAGCAGGTGCAGCGCGAAGTCAAAACCGTACATGCACACACCGGCGCAGTCGAACTCGGCCCGTACCGTCATTACATGCAGAAGGAAATCTTCGAGCAGCCGCGCGCCATCGCCGACACGCTGGAAGGCATCAGCGCCATCACGCCGGATATTTTTGGCGATCAGGCATTTGCCACTTTCAGAAAAATCGACTCGGTTCTGATTCTCGCCTGCGGCACCAGCTACTACTCCGGCATGACGGCCAAATACTGGATAGAAGGCATCGCCGGCGTCCGCTGCGATGTGGAAATCGCCAGCGAATATCGTTATCGCGACAGCGTGCCGAATCCGCATGCGCT
It encodes the following:
- a CDS encoding putative ATPase (Evidence 3 : Function proposed based on presence of conserved amino acid motif, structural feature or limited homology; Product type pe : putative enzyme), which translates into the protein MSQSVINEAAISAPAETAAALSFKQGEKIVYENNKLHKRLCRQVGQAIGDFNMIEDGDKIMVCLSGGKDSYALLDILMTLRERAPIKFDIVAVNLDQKQPNFPEHILPAYLKQLDIPFHIENQDTYSIVKRLIPEGKTTCSLCSRLRRGILYRVADELGATKIALGHHRDDIMETFFLNMFFGAKIKGMPPKLQSDDGKHIVIRPLAYVKEADTERYAQIKNFPIIPCDLCGSQENLQRKQIKNMLREWEKKHPGRVDNIFSSLSTVVPSHLMDSNLFGFADLQATGVAMPNGDIAFDEEPCSTGSTISSVIPLRTED
- the mcrB gene encoding Mitomycin resistance protein McrB (Evidence 2b : Function of strongly homologous gene; PubMedId : 7517396; Product type cp : cell process) codes for the protein MKKAAIAAQALHLQQIPNIGPAMVKDFHLLGIRQCTDLIGENPYALYERLCELTATRHDPCVIDTFISAVRFMEGAPARPWWHYTEERKKTLSLRGK
- a CDS encoding Putative methyl-accepting chemotaxis protein (Evidence 3 : Function proposed based on presence of conserved amino acid motif, structural feature or limited homology; Product type pe : putative enzyme), producing MLPVLWLPFLMALVLAGWHDTLHWALFIGLPAAAIPTAFIFLFPGMLLTRCSVAAAFMIFCGLHIHQAAGASELHFGIFVLLAFLLVYRDWIVIVVAAAVIAVHHLSFNYLQQWGFGPICFTEPGLGIVIAHASYVVVEASVLSYLAILLHRDAVQSAELDMRVIAMTADGSSHIDLSAIDMDARSKSGKDLQAILVTLHGAISSVQNGADAMGSGVAHIANANVDLSARIEELSRTLEETSSSMEKLTTSVAKNASNAHTAQDLTATATALSKDGSNVVNKLIDTMGAINASSSRMSDIIGVIDGIAFQTNILALNAAVEAARAGEQGRGFAVVAAEVRTLAQRSATAAREIKQLIDNSVSSVALGTELVDQTGATMSKVASSIQRVGTIIVDISNASHEQSLGITEIHHAVADMKTVMQQNAVFVNDVATSSLELKQQSEKMLQAVSVIKLQNEAQNHVLALPSNRMETLRLR
- a CDS encoding Conserved hypothetical protein; putative exported protein (Evidence 4 : Homologs of previously reported genes of unknown function) gives rise to the protein MQNFIMRPFGPLAKKAAILCLTVTLLACSAARLGYSNGETISYWWLNSYVDFDSEQKPWAKNHIDQVFAWHRKTQLKEYVRLISRMQHRDLGTVTPADLMGDYNDAKARVLMIADRAAPELADLALSLNAEQIANIEKKFSKSNDKFRSEYLRGDIASRQEFRYKKALKQAEYWFGNFSREQEAKIRMASNARPLNNDLLMQDRVHRQQELIALLKKIQTEKPGREATIAMLKKFTAETVDRFGNKQHQVFFDESTAATTAMVASIMHMATPRQKSYFVQTLQDWMNDFNKLAVAA
- the glmU gene encoding Bifunctional protein glmU [Includes: UDP-N-acetylglucosamine pyrophosphorylase (N-acetylglucosamine-1-phosphate uridyltransferase); Glucosamine-1-phosphate N-acetyltransferase ] (Evidence 2a : Function of homologous gene experimentally demonstrated in an other organism; PubMedId : 8407787, 8083170, 7592484; Product type e : enzyme), which translates into the protein MNIVILAAGMGKRMQSALPKVLHPLAGKPLLSHVIDTARQLSPSTLCIIYGHGGEQVPQLLQSKDLSFAKQEPQLGTGHAVMQAVPQLNDDSPTLILYGDVPLTTAASLQRLLDIAGADKLGILTVDLDNPTGYGRIVRENGAITRIVEQKDANEQERSIREVNTGIIVAPTKQLKTWLANLSNKNAQGEYYLTDIVASAVADGVQVVSAQPDHVWETHGVNSKVQLAELERVHQNNIARALLEHGVTLADPARIDVRGTLTCGRDVSIDVGCIFEGDVTLADGVRIDAYCVLHNTTVGAQTHIRPYSHFEGATVGTACIIGPYARLRPGAVLGEDVHIGNFVEVKNSDIAAHSKANHLTYIGDSTIGSRVNIGAGTITCNYDGVNKSRTIIEDDVFVGSATQLIAPIRVGKGSTIGAGTTLTKDAPADKLTVSRSRQITVDGWQRPVKIKK